In Malus sylvestris chromosome 2, drMalSylv7.2, whole genome shotgun sequence, the genomic stretch aagagacacgggtttcggacaaccaattcgggttcatgccaggacgctcaatcatggaggcaatctatctctttcgaagattgatggaaagatatagagatgtgaaaaaggatttacatatggtctttatagatttggaaaaagcgtatgatagggtcccaagagacattctttggaggattttagagaagaaaggagtacgagtagcatatatccaagctatacaggatatgtatgaaggagcaaagactgccgtaagaactcatgaaggacaaaccgaaagctttcccataactgtaggattacatcaaggctcatccttaagtccttacctttttgcgttggtaatggatgagttaacaggacatattcaagatgatattccttggtgtatgcttttcgcagacgatatagtgttgatagatgaaactcaggaaggggtaaatgcaaagcttaacctttggagagaagtgttggaatctaaaggtcttcgcctaagccgatcaaagacagaatatatggagtgcaagttcagtgcaaatggaggccaaaacgagttaggggtgaggatcggagatcaagaaataccaaagagcgaccgttttcgttacctaggatctatcttgcaaaagaacggagaattagatggagatctcaaccatagaatacaagctggatggatgaagtggaagagtgcatccagcgtgttgtgtgaccgccgtatgccactgaagctcaagggaaaattttataggacggcaataaggccggcgatgctgtatggcacagaatgttgggcggtgaagcatcaacacgtacacaaaatgggtgtagcggagatgaggatgcttcgttggatgtgtgggcacacgagaaaggataagattaggaatgaggatatccgaggtaaagtaggagtagccgaaattgaaggaaagatgagagaaaatcggttacggtggtttggacatgtgcaaagaaggcctactgacgctccgattagaagatgcgactatgggacagaggttcagggccgaaggggtagaggaagacctaggaaaactttggaagagaccctaagaaaagacttagagtacttggatctaacggaggacatgacacaggacagaacacaatggcgttctaagattcatatagccgatcccactcagtgacttggattttccaagtctccaaccgagaagtttttctcactcgggaaattaagggaacactacctcaacctacatgctccactcacaaagcttcaacaaaagaaaattcaaagaacttagcgaaaaaggctttggtgtatttaacacaatacgttgaaatgaaggaaagcttatttattgatatcaccgataagttacaaatatgtacatatacttgagtcaaaataaacaaacaagagggagccttcacaaaggttgcttaggagaagtctcagcagtcggtagagccccagaaagagaaggcaccggagggggatcattcggagcctcggtactggacagaaccctagaaggaggaggcatcagaggttgatcatttgaagcttcattacgcggtacagccgcagaagacgaaggcaataaatgcctttggaacaaacccacaaatctctgatgatcaagtaaaacctgaccatcagattccttcatctggtcaagcttcctcttcatgtttgtagcatagtcatgtgcgagccggtgcaactgtttattctcatgcttgagccctctaatctcctgtttgagattcatcacttcagccgccaatgattcaacttggcgggttcgagcaaataagcgttgggccatattagacacagaacctgcacactgaacactaagagccagagaatccttaacagccaactcatcagaccg encodes the following:
- the LOC126599384 gene encoding uncharacterized protein LOC126599384, translated to MYGPSDRRFDLNLVEEAAPPSPDNIWRPSFVSPTGPLTVGDSVMKNDMTAAVVARNLLTPKDNRLLSKRSDELAVKDSLALSVQCAGSVSNMAQRLFARTRQVESLAAEVMNLKQEIRGLKHENKQLHRLAHDYATNMKRKLDQMKESDGQVLLDHQRFVGLFQRHLLPSSSAAVPRNEASNDQPLMPPPSRVLSSTEAPNDPPPVPSLSGALPTAETSPKQPL